The genomic DNA CGCCAGAGCGATGTTTAGTTTCCATCGTAAGACAGAAGACGTGTAGGTCACTGTCAACGGACAATACTCTGGTATTCGAGTACGCTTCTGCTATATGGcgaaaaattttaatgaTTAGAGCTCGAGATATTGAGATACTCCAGAAGTCGAGGATTCTTAGACCATTTAGCAGGCTGAATCGTCGTTGTTTCTGTGAGTTTGATAAGCTACCAAAGTGCGGTTTACCAACTTTATTAAAAACGCCGTTCACAGTCGATTTTACAGTCAAATTGCCAAGAAATCTgtgaagatcaagaaaatgagCGTTGAAGAGGTTGCCCAAGCCAAGAACGCTGTGGAATTCTCGAGAGAGAACCTCGAGAGTGTCCTGAAGAGAAGATTCTTTTTCGCCCCATCTTTTGAGTTGTATGGTGGTGTTTCAGGGCTGTATGACTACGGTCCTCCGGGCTGTGCCTTCCAGGCCAACGTCATCGATGTGTGGAGAAAACACTTTATCCTGGAAGAAGACATGCTAGAGGTGGACTGCTCCATGTTGACTCCATACGAGGTTTTGAAGACCTCCGGTCACGTTGACAAGTTCTCTGACTGGATGTGCAGAGACTTGAAGACTGGTGAGATTTTCAGAGCTGACCACTTGGTCGAGGAAGTTTTGGAATCCCGTTTAAAGGGCgaccaagaagcccgtGGTTTGACAAAGGACGCCAACGCCAATGCCCAGGAGGACGccgacaagaagaagagaaagaagaaggtcAAGGAAATCAAGGCCGTTAAGCTCGATGACAACGTTGTCAAGGAGTACGAGGAAATCTTGGCTAAAATTGATGGATACTCCGGCCAGGAATTGGGTGAGCTGATGATTAAGTACAACATCGGTAACCCTGTGACTGGGGAGGCCTTGGAGCCCCCAATGGCCTTCAACCTTATGTTCGAGACTGCCATTGGTCCTTCCGGCCAGCTAAAGGGTTACTTGAGACCTGAAACTGCCCAAGgtcagtttttgaacttcaacaagctcttggAATTTAACAACCACAAGACTCCATTTGCTTCTGCATCCATTGGTAAGTCCTTCAGAAACGAAATCTCTCCTAGATCAGGCTTACTGAGAGTTCGTGAATTTCTGATGGCAGAGATTGAGCACTTTGTCGACCCTCTAAACAAGACTCACCCTCGTTTCGACgaggtcaaaaacatcaagctGAGATTTTTGCCTCGTGAGGTCCAGCAGTCCGGTTCAACTGAGCCTATCGAAACAACGATTGAGGACGCCGTTGCCACTAAAATGGTCGACAACCAAACTTTGGGTTACTTCATCGCTAGAATCTACTCCTTCTTAATGGCCATTGGTGTGGACTCTAACAAGCTGAGATTCCGTCAACACATGGCTAACGAAATGGCCCACTACGCTGCCGACTGTTGGGATGCGGAATTGAAGACCTCTTACGGTTGGATCGAGTGTGTCGGTTGTGCGGACAGATCTGCTTACGACTTGACTGTCCACGCCAACAAGACCAAAGAAAAGTTAGTTGTGAGACAAAAACTAGAGGAGCCTGTCCAAGTCACCAAATGGGAGATTGAAttgaccaagaagcttttcggCCCTAAGTTCAGAAAAGACGCGCCAAAGGTTGAGAGCTTCCTGTTGAACCTATCACAAGAGGAGTTGGAGGCCAAGGCGAAGGAGCTAAAGGCCGGCGGGAAGATTGTTTTCGAGGTCGAAGGCATGGACAGCCAAATCGAGTTGGATGACAAGTTTGTCTCCATTGAGCAAGTTACCAGAACAGAACACGTCAGAGAGTTTGTTCCTAACGTCATTGAGCCCTCCTTCGGTATCGGCCGTATCATCTACTCTGTGTTCGAGCACGTTTTCTGGTCTAGGCCAGAGGACTCCGCCAGAGCTGTGCTTTCTTTCCCACCTTTGGTGGCTCCTACCAAGGTTCTTTTGGTGCCCTTGTCAAACCACCCAGACTTGAGCTCTGTTGCTCACCAAGTTTCCAAGGTCTTCAGAAAAGAGAAGATTCCTTTCAAGGTGGACGACTCTGGTGTGTCTATTGGTAAGAGATATTCCCGTAACGACGAGTTGGGTACACCATTCGGCGTCACCATCGATTTTGAGTCTGCTAAGGACGGCACTGTCACCTTGAGAGAAAGAGATTCCACCAAGCAGGTCAGAGGTACTGTCGAAGAAGTGGTCAAGGCCATCCGTGACATTACCTACAACGGTGTTACATGGGAAGAAGGTACCAAATCCCTAAAACCTTTCGAAACTCAATCCGAGTAGATCGTGTAGTATATACTCTCTTCTAAGCGTTTAATACCTAGCTTATACTTTCAACTTGCTTTGGTTACCACCTAGTTTCCGATGCCTGCTGTAATTGAAGCCAGTAATAAGTGCCCTTGTCAATGGAAAtaacgaaaaaaaaacttggTTCATCAGACTTTAAGCTCGATAAAAGCGAGTTGAGACGTACAACCCGAACCGAGATCCACTAAGAATAACATGTCATCAGCTGTAAGAGGAGCTGCCGTGCAGCTAGTAAAGACGATAGAGAAGCTACCGGCTGAGCGTATGAAACACATGGTGtcattgaaagagtctCAGTTAGAAAGGTTCAAGCCTGTCGCTGGACTGGAGGCTGGCGCGCACGGATCAAAGCAAAAGCCCACTCTCCAGGAGATTAAAGATATTATCAGCAGAACCTCGGGGCCCCTCGGACTACAGAAggaggctttgaaaaaggtccAGGAGGCGTTTCCTCAGGAACAGTATACCGCGGAAGCGATTCAAGAACAAACAAAGTCCCTTAATAACATTTTGAGTAACAAATACAGAGACTACTATGCTGTCGGCGACAAACTTCTGAAGCCACAAGGTAATCCGGCTTACTATCAGAGGCTAATggatgaaattgaaggcaagaagaaggaaacgTTCTGGACTGCTATGAGAACAGTGGTTTTAGGCAAATAATGAGAAAACATCGAGGGCATGCGTACCGCGAAAAGCGCCCGTGTATATTACTATTCGTGATTTATTTAAGAAATGGGGAGCCACTTCATTGTATATACAGAACCCCCGTCAATTTGATGCAAGCCTTATTTGGCGAACCCCACTGAAACAGCACTTCCGTTCCACTCGTAAGGATTCCCCAGTCTGTTTTTCACGTCGGTCGCATTTGAGACCGTTTCGTATTCAACAAATGCAAGATTTCTCACGCCGACAAGACGTACTTCGACCAGGCCCTCGCTGCGGAAAGTATCCGCAACTTCTTCACGGGTGACACCAGTGGGCAGGTTTTGGATCAGCAGCACTTTGTTTGGTGGATTGCCGGCCACTTCCGCAAcaacctttttctttttAGCAGCAGGCTCTGGCGAGgggcttcttggtctttttgttgaactttGGGATGAGAGGCCGGGCTGCTCAGTCTTGGCTTTGATAATGCTAGAAATTTCTTGTTCGGAAAGGCCCTTGTTGACGAGCTTTGTCCTCAGCCTTCGCAGATGgcgcttttgtttcttggcaGCCTCATCTCGCAGTTTATTATCTGGCAAGCTTTTGTGCTTCTCGCGCATAATACGGTCTAATCCCCTCTTGCCCTCCTTCAAGTATGCACCCAACATGGAGTCTTTTGTAGCAAAAGAAACTCCAACGTTACGCCCCTGTACCACTAGTTTGCCTTTGAAGGTCTCTACAAAGTGTCGTGCCGATCCGGCATCAACGAAGGTCAGAAAACCTTCACTCTGGTACTTCCAGTGCGTTGTCCTAGAGAGTCCTATGATGCCTAAGCTAGGATCGAGGGGGGACAGATACGCCTTACTGCCGGTACATATGTCGCGTTCTAGAGATCTAGTCTTAGAGCGTATGCCTTCCAAGCTATTTAGCTTCTTGCGCTCTGAATCGGGAAGGCCCTGTTGAAACTTCTTGTAGGCTTTGCGGAACTGACCGATGGTTAATTTGTGGAGAGATTGTTCATACTCTGATT from Lachancea thermotolerans CBS 6340 chromosome F complete sequence includes the following:
- the GRS1 gene encoding glycine--tRNA ligase (highly similar to uniprot|P38088 Saccharomyces cerevisiae YBR121C GRS1 glycyl-tRNA synthase) — protein: MSVEEVAQAKNAVEFSRENLESVLKRRFFFAPSFELYGGVSGLYDYGPPGCAFQANVIDVWRKHFILEEDMLEVDCSMLTPYEVLKTSGHVDKFSDWMCRDLKTGEIFRADHLVEEVLESRLKGDQEARGLTKDANANAQEDADKKKRKKKVKEIKAVKLDDNVVKEYEEILAKIDGYSGQELGELMIKYNIGNPVTGEALEPPMAFNLMFETAIGPSGQLKGYLRPETAQGQFLNFNKLLEFNNHKTPFASASIGKSFRNEISPRSGLLRVREFLMAEIEHFVDPLNKTHPRFDEVKNIKLRFLPREVQQSGSTEPIETTIEDAVATKMVDNQTLGYFIARIYSFLMAIGVDSNKLRFRQHMANEMAHYAADCWDAELKTSYGWIECVGCADRSAYDLTVHANKTKEKLVVRQKLEEPVQVTKWEIELTKKLFGPKFRKDAPKVESFLLNLSQEELEAKAKELKAGGKIVFEVEGMDSQIELDDKFVSIEQVTRTEHVREFVPNVIEPSFGIGRIIYSVFEHVFWSRPEDSARAVLSFPPLVAPTKVLLVPLSNHPDLSSVAHQVSKVFRKEKIPFKVDDSGVSIGKRYSRNDELGTPFGVTIDFESAKDGTVTLRERDSTKQVRGTVEEVVKAIRDITYNGVTWEEGTKSLKPFETQSE
- the CBP6 gene encoding Cbp6p (similar to uniprot|P07253 Saccharomyces cerevisiae YBR120C CBP6 Translational activator of COB mRNA) codes for the protein MSSAVRGAAVQLVKTIEKLPAERMKHMVSLKESQLERFKPVAGLEAGAHGSKQKPTLQEIKDIISRTSGPLGLQKEALKKVQEAFPQEQYTAEAIQEQTKSLNNILSNKYRDYYAVGDKLLKPQGNPAYYQRLMDEIEGKKKETFWTAMRTVVLGK
- the MUD1 gene encoding Mud1p (similar to uniprot|P32605 Saccharomyces cerevisiae YBR119W MUD1 U1 snRNP A protein homolog of human U1-A involved in nuclear mRNA splicing); protein product: MVGTADIPGLSAEIPSRCVHLRNLPRRPSSYDAFVRTLLSCVDPQNKFAKDRDLPLPQIDLKQLPKDNRRLVIDKFGSSGTHLDLEAAKRSFLNDSIFTNAEATKSLLSDFLTALQSEYEQSLHKLTIGQFRKAYKKFQQGLPDSERKKLNSLEGIRSKTRSLERDICTGSKAYLSPLDPSLGIIGLSRTTHWKYQSEGFLTFVDAGSARHFVETFKGKLVVQGRNVGVSFATKDSMLGAYLKEGKRGLDRIMREKHKSLPDNKLRDEAAKKQKRHLRRLRTKLVNKGLSEQEISSIIKAKTEQPGLSSQSSTKRPRSPSPEPAAKKKKVVAEVAGNPPNKVLLIQNLPTGVTREEVADTFRSEGLVEVRLVGVRNLAFVEYETVSNATDVKNRLGNPYEWNGSAVSVGFAK